CTCTAATTGGAAAAAGGTTCTCATGGAGTAATATAGTGAATCATACATCAAACTGCTTCAGTTTTATAAgaaatttaatctgaaatattttttttgaaagcctTGTAGTCAGGGGAGACTTAAGGTAATTTCATTGCCCGTTAACCACTGGGTTGCATACAGGCTTTTCGGAGACACCCTGTCTGGCCATGTAAGTTGTCATAGCTGAATTTATCTATAGAGCAAATAGCAGTGTATTTGCTCTATAGAATGATTACCACAGTATCCGGGGGTTTTAATGGACTTTTAATCTTTTGGTTGTGTCACTTCTGGATGTGCTGGTAGCTAACCACCATTTTTCAGGAATTGTGTGTGGAACTTCCTTAAGTTGTTTTCCTATTGAGAGCATTTAAATGCGAATTGGAAACCTTAAAAGATGCACAGCATCGTGCCTTTTATTAATTCCCATTTAATGATCTCACTCTAACAACATGGAGAATGAAGCCTTCTAAATCTAGATGGTGCTCCCTTATTCCCACTGGTCTAACTGAACATTAATTCTCTTGTTTCACAAATCCTCTGAGAGATGAAGCGAGCCTAGAAATATCTTATTTTAGAAACGATTTTTAGAGCCTACTTGCAAATTCTCTTGTCAGTTTAGCAGAAAGAGAACTGACACGGTAAGATGAAAATACCTACTGGAATTCTGGGGTTTTGGTGActaatgtgttttggttttgtttgtttgtttagaaattCTTCCTATATGGATCAGCCTTCTAGTGATGGTGAAACTGGAAGACCACCACTCTAAGCAAACCCAGGATGAATCGAGTGCCAGGTGATGCAGAAAATGCTCACAGTAGCAGTGTGGAGTCCTGTCCTTCCTTGCGGGATGTCCACTCCATCAACCCAGCGCAGCTGATGGCAAGGATTGAGTCATATgaaggcagagagaagaaaggcatATCAGATGTCAGAAggactttctgtttgtttgttacaTTTGATCTCTTATTCATAACCTTGCTCTGGATAATAGAATTAAATGTGAGTTGTTTCTTCAGTACCCTTTGACTTTTATTTATTCACTTCAGGAATCGTTAATAAGTTGCTCTTTCCTATCCCAAATTATATGCTATTTGTACCTATTTAAATTAAAGCAGCTTCTTACTTTCAAGCTTTCATGAGCATAGTATCAACTGCATCTACTTTTACTCATTAGGATACATGATTTATTATCTTCTTATCATTAAACCGTTTGATGTTTCTGTAGTCTGTGAACCATGCTGAAGAAACCATTGGAAATCCAGTGAACTTTTCAGGCAGTGagtaaacaaaaatgttactGTACATCTTTGAATTTGGCAAGAAGTGTGAATTTGAACAGGATTTGAGAGTTTGCCTTCTGAGTAACTCAAAGTCAGTGATATTTCACTGAGGTGTTAGTCCCTGGAAAGACTTCAATGACCAAAACCTTTCTTTTGCtgtcatgtattttctttgaGACAAACTTAGTTTGAGACAAACTTGGTCGTACATTGTGTATGGCAGGGTGCATTTAAGCCACATAAACTACTACAGTTGCCACCTTTTAACTCCAACACTTGTAATTTGGAAAACAAGGCAGTTGTCCTGAAATTTCCAGAAAGCAATAGGATAGCTGATTTGTTACTATTTCATAAGTAGCATCCTAGTTCTTGAGCTGAGTTTTAAGCTATAATCTGAAGTATGCATTTAAGAAAGGACACACAGGAAAAATGGGAGGAATCCCTTTCCTAGACAAGATCTTGAGTAAACATTTTCTGTCAGCATTCCTTTACAAGATAAATAACCTTGGTTATTGATCTGACGTTATGAAGTTTCAGGAGCTGCCTGTTCAAGTAGCATTGACACAGTGAAAAATACACTTTCTAATTTAATTTGAGAAAGCAGACTTTACTTGCCTGAATGTTGTCGTTCTGGGACTAGACTTCCGTCATCTGTCTAGTTTGAAAGGCTTGTATCCAGTGCATGAAGTTAGCTTGGCTCGGAAAAGCAGCATAGTATTCTGACGCGTTTCCTTTTTTAGGCCAGTTTCTCAACAGCTTGTTCAACTAAGAGGTGCAGAGTCTGGGTTTGTATCTCTTGTTGAGGATTCAGAGCACAgattttcatattgcttctctCAGAATATTTAAGACTCTGTATAGAAAATGCTACTAACTCATGTCTCATTTTGAATGCTGCATCATTAACGGACCTCAAGATCCTAGGAGTTTTCTTTGTGAAAAGCTTTGTTTTAAGGAGAACATATTATGGAGTCCTATACCACCAAGTGTCAGCAAGAATGAAAACCATTTCTTTGTCTTCAGAATTCATAAAATTAGAAGCCATCATTTGATATATGGGATCTGACACATGATTAGGTTTTTTtgatctgttttttaaattaagttttgttcattGGGAAGTCAAATAGCACTGCATTAGGACAGTCTGTCACTGGTACATAAATAGTGGGACTTCAGAATTGCTGCCACAGTTCCTGTAAGTATTGTTTTCCCTTTGTTGCTGTTATCAAGTGTGCTtagatgtaatttatttttttaaattcttcagggAGGAGCTCTATGGCAGTTTCAGCAAACCCTAAATCAAGGCTGTTGTGGTTCTCTGTCCATCCTTAAGTTAACATGGTGCTCCTGCAGCCAGTGAACAGCTTGGAGAGGGGCCAAGTTGATCTTCCTTGTTTATGCCGGAAACAGATGATCACACCTGATGCATTAGAGCAACCAAGGAGAAGCTATGTTTAGAAAGTCCTTTGTCAGGTAGCCAttgaggggagggagagaagaagaaatagaagaaatttGGAGTTGGCGTGAATAGTCTCAGGAAAACACTGTCCAGCAGTGTAGTTGGGAAGTGTGCAAGTGTCTAGACTGCATTGCTGTGAGATGGTGAGCATATGTTGTTGGTGTGCTTTGGTACCTCCTTTCTTTGAAAGGATGACAGTAATCAAACTCGGTATTAAAGCCTTCTGTTGGTGGTGTTTTCCAGTGCTTTACACAAGTATTTCATGTAGTGCTTAATTACTGAATTTAGTATTACAAACGAGGATATGGACATAAAGGTTTTTCGCTCCCAACTAAGATATATATCCCTCTCACTCTCTGTCCTAATACATCAATGATTTTCTTACTAACCCAGTCTGAACAGGAAAGTGACACTGTTTGAACAGGAGTCCTTCCACTGGAAAGAAACACAGTGGCAAAGAAAGATACAATTTTGAATCCCCTCAAGCAGATGAAAGACTTAAACTTGGGCGTTAGTTATTTGTGGGAGAATGATCTAATACTTGCAGCTTCTGTGTCttttacagtgggtttttttgctcagcTCTCTTTAACCAAATAGTACGTATGCTGATAAGGAAGAAATCTGGAGTGTGAATTCAGTTACTGTTTTGTTTCCTATTTGCTAATGTGACTAACTAGAGCTAGTTTCAGGGTGGCTTTTTTATCAGCTGTTTTGATCCTCCTTATGAGACGTAAATTGCTCTGTGAATTTGTGTAACAAACCTTACatttaaacatttcttcttctctcaacttgtttgcttttattttgggaCAGTCTGAAATGTAGCTTGCATAGGCCAGGTGGTAATCCTAAATGTTTTCACTTTGAAAATTGTGTATAATCATGAAAAATAAGGACATTGATTTTGAAATTGACATTATTAGCATATATATCCTCTGTGCTTAGTTTAATGATCTTTTTGTACACCAGTGGGGAATTATTAATTTCACCCTTCAGAATTGTGTGTATTTTGGCTTCAGTACCTTCTGTTCTAAAGCTGTGCTTGTTGTTTCTTCGTAGGTAAAAGGAGGCATTGAGACTACCTTAGAGAAAGAAGTCCTACAATATGACTACTCTTCTTCATATTTTGATATATTTGtaagtgttctttaaaaaaaaaaaaaagaaaaaagaaaaaagcagcaaacgtATTGTTTTCCCACATTCCTCCTTCCACAGATGTTCCCTAGTTTGAGTCCTGTGAAAGGGTTGATCTTGATAATTTAAACCAGAAGGATTTGTGCAAAGTTTCACCTGTCTAGGGGTTGCCCAGTCCTGCTTTGGGAGCAGGCTCATGGAGCCTGTGGGTAGAGATGCTTAGCCACATTAATTGCATCTTCTACTTTGGGGGGCgtgaaaaagcagatgaaaaaaaacaccaacctcCATCAAGAACGTGAGACTGATGTAACAAAGATAATTCGTTAAGAGGACAAGAACAGTAGTCCTCCAGCTATAAAATCATTTCGTTTAAACCAACATTTTTGTCCTTCCACAGAAATAAGTCAGCTGCAGTGAGGAAAGACTTGTTCCCAGGTTGGCCTGTATAGgtcaggtttttttcagatttctgtgGTTTAactcaaacagatttttttaacattgtagTAAAATAGATGACAAAATATAATTCTCCTTTGCTCTGTATAAGCACCTTGGGCTAGTG
The DNA window shown above is from Strix aluco isolate bStrAlu1 chromosome 1, bStrAlu1.hap1, whole genome shotgun sequence and carries:
- the STARD3NL gene encoding STARD3 N-terminal-like protein isoform X4; translated protein: MNRVPGDAENAHSSSVESCPSLRDVHSINPAQLMARIESYEGREKKGISDVRRTFCLFVTFDLLFITLLWIIELNVKGGIETTLEKEVLQYDYSSSYFDIFLLAVFRFKVLILAYAMCRLRHWWAIAFTTAVTSAFLLAKVIISQLFSQGAFGYVLPIISFILAWIETWFLDFKVLPQEAEEENRSDEDSEEKQDSEKPVV
- the STARD3NL gene encoding STARD3 N-terminal-like protein isoform X5, with product MNRVPGDAENAHSSSVESCPSLRDVHSINPAQLMARIESYEGREKKGISDVRRTFCLFVTFDLLFITLLWIIELNVKGGIETTLEKEVLQYDYSSSYFDIFLFSQGAFGYVLPIISFILAWIETWFLDFKVLPQEAEEENRFLIAQDASERAALLHPGVLSDGQFYSPPESVAGSDEDSEEKQDSEKPVV